The window CATGTTGTTTCATGTGCCTAGACATGGGAATTATTCCGGAGCATTAAACGttagttttcaattttttattttgattaattgtttaCAACAATCAGTCTTATAAGTATGTAAAATATAACAGTTTTATGAGGGTCTCTACCTCAGTTGTGTAGTGTACCCCAGTCTGAGTTGAACTTACTGAACTTATAGTCGTTCATATGGTGAGGATATACTGTCGTCTTATTTCCGTTCTTGGTCTGTTATATTTTATGTCATGCACATTATCTTAATGTTGATATGCTCAAATTATACTAGGAAATCAACATATCTCTAAGGATAAAGGTATTTTGAAGATGACATCGCCAAATGTAGTTGCTAGATTGATGGGTCTCGATGTGTTGCCATCACCTGAGGTTATTCATAGACCACAAAAAACACTTGCTGGCAATAATAGGCTTAAAAGTTCACCAAGAAGGTCACAAAGTGATGATCACCTGTGTGAGGCCCAGTTTTATCATCAGAAGGGCTCTGTGGAGCAGCCACAGTTCAAGGACGTGTTCGAAGACACATCTAAGAAATCAGGCGCCAGCAAAAACCCAAAAGTTGAGCTTCATCAGCAATCTGATTCCTTAATTCCAGAGCATCCTTGTAGGCATAAATCTCCTACCAGTTATCAGATATCTGTTTTGAAGCCATCAAATCCTGGAAAACAGAAGACCAAGGCTGAGGGATGGAAAGCCGAGAGGGGAAGTCAAGTGAAGGATGATTTTGTCTCTCAGCAGATACATGTGGATGACTTTCTGACGCGCACTTATGGTAGTCCTGGCTCTCAAAGTTCAGCTAAGTCATCAATCATTCCCGCAGACAGAAAAAGCGAGTCTGACATCATCCCTAAAAGGATTGTCATTCTAAAGCCAAACTATGTCATGGCGCAGAATGCTTCAAACTCTTTTTTATCTCCTGATTCTTCTAACTTTGATTTCTCTGACTATAGCAACCATAAAGATTATGCAAGTACTTTGATGTCGGAATATTATTTTGGAGATATGGAAATTCGTAAAGATGTAGTGAACTTCAGAAAGCCCAGGTCCAGAAAAGTAACAAAACGAGTCATGAAAGCTACTAGAGATATGAGAGACACTTCTAGTTACATGATGAATAATAGAGACACTGCTAATAAATTTGGTGAAAATACGGGAGATGATATTGGTGTCGTGATTAATAGTATTCCATCTTATGTTCAAGGAATTGCTGACATGAGAGACCTTTATGACTTTTCTGGAAATGTTTTTGCGAATGAATCAGAGGGAATGAAGTCAACTTCCTGTGATTTAAGAGAATCCTTCGTCACTAGCGAGGCAAAGAAGAGATTGTTGAGGAGGTTGGAAAAGGCACATAAGTATAAGGATGCTAGAGACAATAGTAAAGAAAGCATGTTAAGGGATGTTGGGGTCAATGGTAAGAAAATTACACTTGGTGAAATGCTCTCTACTCGTGATGCATATAGGAATTTGGATGTCAAGATGAGCAGTATAAATCGTAGGGATGGTTGGAATGACAGTTATTCCAAACCGTCATCGAGTTCTAGATCTGTTCATCAGCTGCCTGGAAGAACAAGTGAGCAACAGAATGCAGATGGCGAATTCCATGTTGATGACAAGTTGCTGATCCCTAAAAATGAAACAAATCAGTATCGAAGGAAGGGAGCAAAAAGATATTACAAGAAGAAAGACAAGTCCACAATCAAGAACTCAAGGTCCAGCAAGAGTATAGCACAATCTGATCATCTAAGATGTGCCTATAATTGTGAATCTTTACTGGAAAGCTGCTCTAGTCAGG of the Daucus carota subsp. sativus chromosome 4, DH1 v3.0, whole genome shotgun sequence genome contains:
- the LOC108216815 gene encoding uncharacterized protein LOC108216815 encodes the protein MDGIRDQRHNSTTPTNAAGGNQHISKDKGILKMTSPNVVARLMGLDVLPSPEVIHRPQKTLAGNNRLKSSPRRSQSDDHLCEAQFYHQKGSVEQPQFKDVFEDTSKKSGASKNPKVELHQQSDSLIPEHPCRHKSPTSYQISVLKPSNPGKQKTKAEGWKAERGSQVKDDFVSQQIHVDDFLTRTYGSPGSQSSAKSSIIPADRKSESDIIPKRIVILKPNYVMAQNASNSFLSPDSSNFDFSDYSNHKDYASTLMSEYYFGDMEIRKDVVNFRKPRSRKVTKRVMKATRDMRDTSSYMMNNRDTANKFGENTGDDIGVVINSIPSYVQGIADMRDLYDFSGNVFANESEGMKSTSCDLRESFVTSEAKKRLLRRLEKAHKYKDARDNSKESMLRDVGVNGKKITLGEMLSTRDAYRNLDVKMSSINRRDGWNDSYSKPSSSSRSVHQLPGRTSEQQNADGEFHVDDKLLIPKNETNQYRRKGAKRYYKKKDKSTIKNSRSSKSIAQSDHLRCAYNCESLLESCSSQVPMEINLNNKVSPDEQLLIPRTPSSAASIVDAENIQHRSGTQFLGASGELHPELSICMEKYDYFFVADQENSTPQRTKAEAESAESSKEADNPSPVSVLEVTLREGDVLSCPESFDQVSADLQELQKQLQLLKRESTSYAGDPILNDCAAQQGPVTSFENVGIHKHEYWESTYIIDVLTESGFHNTDTDTILSTCYSPDCPLGPWVFDNLENRLCKEVTGLKHARKLLFDRINLALSEIPGSFMDPFPWVRQSSTGIGFRWQKCDINDKLHELLEGQEKDAYEDELEKLLDKEMNWVGSRDFVDAIGIEIEKVLTDELLTELVNEVAFH